In the Salvia miltiorrhiza cultivar Shanhuang (shh) chromosome 8, IMPLAD_Smil_shh, whole genome shotgun sequence genome, ttcctATTTTCTAATTGCAATTCTTACGCTTACGCACACAGACACAGACactcctatttttctttttcacaaaACCCTCGTCCCTCGCTCACGTACCGTCCACCGTCCGCCGGCCGCCGCCCTCCACCCGCACTGTAGCAGCCGTCGCCCTGCTTGTCCGCCGGCGCCTTCGCCCTCCTGTTTTTTTGTTTCATATTTGGTCTTGCCAATCCTCTGTTGCATTATTTTCCGGTgagttgtattttattttattctcgcAAATGCTGGCTATATTTTGATGCATTGATCAATTTGAAGCTAATTTTGTTGtcaaaaaatatttgtatagaAGAAATTTCAATTTTGATTGTGTTCGTCCCAAGTTTCTTTAAGTGAATGTGGAAAACATGGCTCTGTTTTTGCTTCACTTCTTATAAAATTCGAATTAGTAAGAATGAATCATATGCTTAAGTCTCGAGCATTGAACTCCATACAATTGAATAGCTATCATGTAATCTATTTGGAGCCTTTTTTTTTTGCTGCCTCTAATTTTATAGTTAATCTATTGCTGCAATGTGTTGCAGTATAAGTTTTTGGGGGGAAAATGATTATTGTTGTAATAAGCTGAAGAATGAGTTTGGTCTTGGAAGTTTAGAGAGGATCAGAACCTAGCTGGTGAGATTTGGCTTCTGCTCATTCTCCAGTGATTGGGAGAATATAAAATCCCTTCAACAATTAGAGCAATGGGGCTGCCAATCCCTGCACTGATCCCTATTGGCATCGTCACCAAgaaaaacatcatcataatcgtCTGACTTGAATTTCGCCTACTTACGCATACTAGTAATTAGACCATATTAGACAAAacatttaagaaaaatgaattagCGACGAActcaattaatatatttttcttttccttgtgGAGAACAAGAGAAGGAAACAAGGTGGTCCAGAAAAATTCAAGGTAAGTGAAAAAGGCAATGGGGGCTATATTTTTtggaattaattattaaaaatttaattttgaagcCATAAGTGTAAAAATGCATATTTActagtattttaaattttcaactatatattttaatgaagagctatattgagaaatttggaggttttgtataaaattacccttttttcttttatctttatCTTCCTTTTGTTGCGTATTTCATTTTCGCCATTTCTTTTCATAGTTTATAGTTTATTTCTAAAGTTGTGAAGTTTCATGAGTTTCTTCCTCAATCCATTTGATCTTTCGCTTGATTAACTCTGCACTTATTATTTCCCCTTCTTTCACCTCTCATCATTCACACAAATCGGGATAATGTGACGGGCAACAACTCTCAATTGAAATTGAATCCCTTCTTCCCAAATTCGAATTTGTAGGAATGTAAGGTGGGATTTTTCGGCATTTATATGAAGACAATTGTAAGTTTTGAAGGGTTCGTGTTGTTTTCATTTATGTTCTAATTTCTTTGGCTTAAGCGAACTAATTCTGCAAACTGCAAAGTCTGACCTTGTCTGTTGCATAATAATCAGTGGTATGGTGTTGTGCTTGAATTTGTGAACTCATTAGGAGATTTTTGTGTTTGATTGAGCTGAGCATGTTCTAAATCTTTCTAAGTGTTTGTGAGGTTCTTAAAAACATGATCTTGTGAAACTGTACTCCTTCAATTTTGGCCCTCTATATTgcaagtatttgaataatttagTAAGCTTATTTCTTAAATAAGGTCTAACATTGCTCTACAAACTTGATAATAGGTTATAAGATCTGTAAGATAAGCCATCTATGAAGCTTGAAGGTGATGATTGGTTCCTGTTCATTTTATGATGTTTGTACTTATAAGTGCTTGTCGTTTTATGTTTGTAACACCTTTCGTTGTGTTCATTTATCAGTTCTGATTGCTTACAGGTAGGTGATAACTTCTCTAGATGATATAATCGGGGATCCAGTTATTTATGTGGATACAATGAACGTTGTTTCCAGAAAGAGCCGCCACTTATTATCTGTCGAACCATTATCATCATCTTCAGCTCAGTTCGTCTCTCCTCTCCAAAACCTGAAGGTCTCCACAGACAGAGGAGATACACCTGCTGAAACTACAGCTACGGAAACAGTATTTACTAGGAAAAGCAAATACATTTGCCATGAGTCCGCCATCAACTTCATAAAACGTGAGAAAAACCCAGAAAACGCGTTGgaaatatttaataaagtatCATCGCAGAGGGGTTTTCAGCACAATAATTCCACTTATGGGATAATTCTTCATAAGCTCGCTCAGTGCAAGAAATATCAGGCCCTTGATGCGGTTCTTCATCGGATGACCTATGAGACATGTAAATTCCATGAAGGTATATTCCTTAATCTCATGAAACATTTCTCTAAAGCATCCAAGCATGAGAGAGTGCTTGAAATGTTTTACTCTATACTGCCTATTGTTCGTTCACAGCCCTCCCTGAAAGCTATTAGTACATGTCTTAATCTTCTGGTTGATGCAAACGAAACTGATTTGGCAAGGAAGTTTCTCCTGAGTACTCGGAAAGACTTCCACTTGGAGCCGAACACGTGCATCTTTAATATTTTGGTCAAACATCACTGTAGGAAAGGAGATATTGAATCTTCTTTTGGAGTGATGAAAGAGATGGAGAAGTCTGAAGTGTCTACACCGAATTTGATAACCTACTCAACTGTGATTGATGGTCTTTGTGCAAGTGGCAGATTAGAAGATGCAATTCAGTTATTCGAGGAAATGGTGTCTAAGCATCAGATAGTGCCGGATGCGTTGACTTATAATGCTTTAATCAATGGATTTTGTCGTGGACAGAAAACAGATGGAGCCAAGAAAATAATGGAATTTATGAAGAAAAATGGATGCCATCCCAATATATTCAATTATTCATCCTTAATGAATGGACTGTGTAAGGATGGTAAGCTTGAGGAAGCAAAGGAAGTGTTGAACGAGATGAAAGCCGCTGGGCTGAGTCCCGATACTGTTGTTTACACCACTTTGATTAATTGGATGTGTAGGTCTTGCAAAACGGATGAAGCTATCGAGCTGCTTAAGgagatgaaagaaaaagaatgcAAGGCAGATGAGGTAACATTTAACGTCATTCTGGGTGGATTGTGCAGGGAAAACAGATATTATGAGGCTCTTAACATGCTCCAGAGGCTTCCCAGTGATGGTGTTTATCTTAACAAGGCTAGTTATAGAATCGTGTTGAATTCTCTGTGCAAAGAAGGCGAACTTGAGAAGGCGGTGGAGCTTCTGGCTCTGATGCTGCACAGGGGTTTTGTACCCCATGTTGGCACGTCAAATGAGTTATTAGTTAGTCTTTGTAATGCAGGAAAGGTGAACGATGCTGTTAGGCTATTGTTTGGGTTGGTCGAGAGGGGGTTTAAGCCAGATCCTCCTACATGGACTGTTCTAATTGATTTAATCTGTAGAGAGAGGAAGCTGTTGCCTGCATTTGAACTTCTTGATGAACTGCTCGCATAAGGCTCGTATTTGCCATGATGAACTTTACATGTCTTTGCTCATCAGAAGAATACCAAGGGCTCGATAAATGCTAAGCTTATGAGGAAAGGCTGCAATTCCGAGTTCCCAAATCTTCTCAGGTATCTCTTGAATCAGCATATGCTGTCTGTATCTGCTAGCTTCATAAATTGATGCTGCATATATTGTGCTTGACATCTTGATCCAAGTTCAGCCTTTTTGCTATAAAAATTTGATGAGTTGTTTCTTGGCTTTGATGAGGAGTTGAGGACATTGATGTTAATTCAGTGAGATGTTGTGGTTACATTACATAATATGAAACTAATCTGTAACAGTGCAAGTGTGAATTTTGTGCTGGGAGAAAGAAGTGAATGTGAAGAATGATGATTTTCAGTCCAATATGCTCATCTTGAATCCACTTCATGCAAGTTGATCGTCGTGGAAAGGGGTGTGAAGGTGATCGGAATGCTGGAAAAGACTGCCAAAGCAAGAATATACAATTTTATAATAGATGAGtttgtttttaaaatataatcCATTAATTATTTCATCCAGCAATGCGACCTAAacggtttttattttatttttggtaattTGCTTGCATACAATTCCAAATttcaagaaagaaagaaaatgaaaaacataacaatatagattgagagagagaaagaggggaaTTTGTAGAACTCCTTGCACAGGAAAGGAGAGAATACAaatgagagaaaagaaagaaggttgtttttcttttctatcttTTGGCTTTATCATTTGCATCAAACAAGTGTTTATCGTTTAGTGAAGCTCATGGTTTTGAGTAGTAGACTGGACAATTTGAGAGGGTTAGGATGAGACGATCCTATTTACGAGCCCTGGCCTTGATTCATTCCATAGTCTAGTGCGAGTGCGTGCGTGTGAGATTGAAGATGAAGACGctgaatgaaagaaaatatattGAATAATTGCTGAGGCAAAAATACTAGTAGTATGATTCAACATACAAAATCAGCTTCTTAGCTGCGCTTTTATATCCTAACAATCTGTAACAAATGCTAACTAACTAGTTAACTGCTCTTTACGCCTGGCTTCTGCTTGTGTAATATTTTTAGCGACAACTTAAATTTCATTGCAGAAAATCATATTTTAGGCTATATTTATCCATAATCAAACACAACCGGTCATCATTATAGgaccaaaaaaattataaaatattgagAAAGTTAGTAATCGGCTGCTGAAGAATTCTGCAGACCAACCTTTAATCACCTTATTTCAATCAAATGAGATAATGtcaatttgcattttataattaaaaaatatgacaacaaataatagaaaaaaaaagaagattatAGTGGGTTATtgaaaaaagaattattaagagattggGTAGTCTTAAATATTGTATTCCTTCCGTCCCCGACTTTTGGTAAGTTGAGAACGGCactagttttaataaagtgattgatgtgttgtgagtggaataagggttccacattttatgtgagagttaaaataattaaagtggagtaagggtcccacctacttttaccaaaaatagaaatggatactaaaatgtgggacgaccaaaaaaggaaagttggatactaaaagttgggacggatgaagtattactTTGACGTTCTAGTAAAGAGCAGCCTgcattatttaaaattaaaataactcaTAAAAGGAAATCATTGTTCAAGAAGTACAATAATtgtgtaatactccctccatctaaAAAAGAACTTTATACCTTTACCTTTTTATTCAGGGAggtccaaaaaaaaaactttctatctatttttggactatatcccaccacttataaatacCTTTACTTTTCaacttttcatcactctcaatattaattacaatACATTTTCattactctcaatacactcaacaacattTTCTTAAACTCATGCCAGTGCCTCGTATGAAGTTCTTTTATGAATGGAGgaagtaaattatttttcacacttttttaCAAGTACAATTGTATAAGAAATTATAAGACCTTTTCacaaaaaccaagcaaacttATACtgcatccgtccacaaaaataaGACATAATTTGTCACTTTTGTCCATCCACAAAAATGTGACCTAACCTCTTTTTAGTAATGATTTGAATAATTTGTGGGCTCTTTCTCCTCTCATTAGCTTGTGGGTTACTTTCTctattcactaatttaattaactttttccacttttcttaatttatgggctcctttctccactcattaaataaacaacacaaattttcttaaaatctgtgtcactCTCCCTTACGTCTTattttcgtggatggagggagtaatcaATATTCAATGGTATATTAGTCCATTCACCTTAATTTTGGCaaatacatattttaataaaattggacattttttatatatagccTAAAAATGTAGAATAAAAATTCGTTTATTTGCATCAAGTTTTTGAATGTCTCATTCAAGACTTACATGATTTATAATTTGAGAAAATGAGCACTATAAATTTTTACCGATTGCGGAACCAAACATTGGGGTACATCCTTTCGGCTTCGGCTAGGAACCTAGGCCCAATGGTTACTACGTTACCCAGTTGAAAGACCCTCTCAACAAATTACTCTTTCTGTTCATGAAAgaactttatatttttttcattttgaaatGGCCACAAAACACTTATctatttttgaactatattcCACCatttataaatattcattttgcAAATAAATTAGGACTTAGGAGTTCAACAAGCCAAGCTGGAAAGATTGTAACTATTTTGGGCCCAGAAAGCGAAGGCAAATGGCCATTGTGCTAGCTTGGCTGCTGCTCCGAAATAAATGATCAAAATACTTAGCAAAGACATAGGGGCAGACGGATCCAAAAAAAAAGTACTTAAAAGTCTATTTTCTCAAAGAAGAAATTGATACATCACAAATATATTGTACAGATGAATACAACTTAGTTTCATATTCATTAAGTACGTTACTTACGATATGTATAGTACACAAATTCAGCTACTTGACAAAAAATGCTTAGGGAGTTGTAGTTATGTAATTATGTACATATATTTGATTATCATATTATATTATCCGTATTTTGCTTATAATTGATGTCACATGTAGCATTGATTTATCGAAACATCATCATGCATTTTGAAAAAGTGGTGAGATTTTATTCTTAACTTTTTTTAAGTTGGAAAAAGTAGTGATAGACTATACGAGTGGTAAAAGAGAAGCGTGAACCTTCATTTATGCCAGATTGTAATACACAACAATCCAACAAGTCGGTTATCACTACATGTTTATTTCCACATTTATGTGAAAAAACCTTTTTATAATGATCAATTAATTCAAACCACGAGATTAGTACTCGACGAGTCTAGAGATCATTAGTTGATGGGCTAGGTTCAATTAATACAAATTCAATTCACTGTGATATGATTAGTCGGGTTGTATGTCACGTTTGTTTAATTTCGATGCTCAATATTTGTTATTGTAAAGGAATACAAGCATCTACGATGCACggcaaaatatttttaaattttaaaatttctattaaaataatattaaatcaatTATCATACtgataaatacaataaaaaattaattctcgctcaatatatttgaattgaatattgactgaataaaaaaataaagaagaattcacaattataaaatttgatataatgaaaagtaaaaaaagataaaagaaaaaagaaaattaaaaaataattaaaaaattaattttttaggcggattaataaataaatttattcaaaaagatgagagaggagagagaattttttaaattttaatatttaaacaaatataatttttatattttaaatcaaatatttacataaaacatatcaaatattttataattaatcgaaatTCACGatttggaaagaaataaaataaaaaataagaagttaaagaaaaaaaagaaaaaatatagtttataaattaacttttaattttattataactataaaattgtcatttaatttttaaattgaatttcaattaaaattgatttgaaattgattttaaatggaaagttgtctttttaatatattatagattatagatgtTGACGTATAAATAGATTAAGCTAATAAATATTGGAAGACGGTATTGGTGTGTTTAATGAAAAACGACACACTTTTTGATACACTTTTTAATTGTTACTACAAAACACTCTATTCTTATAAAATTGATTCAATCTACTTTATCTTTTTTACTCAAGTTAAGAGCAATAGTGGATATTATATATGTCGTATTGGGGGTATGCTTAATTTTTTCGATAAAGGTCTTAATAGTGCTACTCTGTTAGATCCAtcgttacaaaatacaaataaaacataaactacacattaaaaaaaaacgtGTGGTGGACGTTCACGTCTTAGAACTTCGTAAGTGTTTACAAGGAAAACGTAATATTTTTGAGGAAAATAATAGTATATAGTAAATTAGTAACTCTTTTCTCTTTTGGAGTTGGTTTTTTGTGAtatttaaaaaggtagtaataGTGTCGAATTGAGGGTTCTATGAGAAATACTGATATTGAATAGTTTTAAATTGATTACATAAGTGGACTATTAGTTTCACAGAATCAAcatgagtattatttatattaaaatctaCCAGTGTATCATGACTATGACAATTGTGACAATGCTACTCTAGGATAGCATTTATTGTCATTTATATCTCCAGCTCCAAGTGGTATATTTCCTACAACAAAAATGACGTTTTGGAGCAAAAATCTAAATGCTCTTTGTTGCACATGATTATCAACAGTATTTGACCAGAAATTTTGGCACCAATTTATCATTTGTAGTGCTTAAATTACGTGACAAGACAATGATATCTATGGTAGGCCTAAAAATTTGTCACCGTGTATCATTTCCAAGAAGAAGTTCAGATCCCAATATTTTGATGAATGATAATCAACCAGCACACCAAAATTGAAAGATGAAATCGTTTTCAAAATTTGCATGCATTTCAAGTTCCAACTCTCTTCTTCGACTTGGTGCCTTTGGCATAACCAAGACAATCTAAAATATACTACATGTTGGAATCACATCAATCTATTTATAATGTGATGAAACATGAATTCATTGATTTCCCAACATTCTCCATCTACTACACCAATCCATTGATTTTGCTGTTAGTTTTCACCTACATGTCCATAGCAATTCCTATTCAGACACATTCTTGAGAAACTCTaattgttcatcaaaatttccATAAACTAACAGCAGATGAATCACAAGTCCAATAAAAAAACCAATTCTTGAcattccttttttttataaagaatCACAGGCACCAACTAATGCTATATACACTCCATATGAATGAAAACAGAATGATACAAGTAGTGGCAAAAAAGCAAGATGAATAAccaaaaaattgaaagaaatgTGATGATCAGTGGAACCCCCTGGAGCCTCTGGACTGATAGAGCTCAAGCTTCCCCTTGGCCTCCGGCAGCAGCCTCTCGACTTCCTCGAGCTGGCACAGGGCAGCCTGCTTGGACGCCCACTCGAGCACTGTCAGCACCTCAGCCCGTGCCAGGTCCTCGCTGTCGGGGACGTGCATAGCAATGTTGCAAAGCAGGACAAGCGCGGAGCTCTGCACGAGCTGCTCGAAGTAGACGAGCTGCACGAGGTGCTTGGCGCCCCCGGCCTGGATGATGGCCTTGGCGTGGTCGAGGTGGAGGTAGTTCTCCGGGCAGGCGAACTTGGTGAGGGCGACGCACGCCTCTCGTGACACCTCGGCCTCCCTCTCGTCGAGCAGTCTAACTAAAGGGCTAATCATCCTGGTCTCGGTGGCCTTAAAAGTCCTAGCTAAGTTGCCTATGGCTTTAATGCAGGGGATCAGGAGCTCCGATTCCCCCTTTTCCAGGATCCGGAAGAGCTGATCCACGGCGGCTTTGCACGCCGGGGAGTTGGGCTTGAAGGCCGACCTTCTCAGCTCCGCGTCCCCCTCTGCCACCGCCGTGATCTCCATCAGGGCCATGGCCGAGGTGTACTGCACCTCGGCCGGGCCCTTCTCCAACAGAACCGCGAAGCAGAGCAATGCTCGCGATTCTGTGATGCTCCGGCAGATGGCGGAGTTGCCCTTGGCGAGATGCCAAAGGGCCCGCGCCGCCATCGCCTTCATCTGCGCCTTGGTGGCGGGGTcctccatttctctggcgcggtTGCTGGCGCCGGAGAGGGATATGCTCGGGTGGTGGAGGTGGTTGTTGTGGAGGGAATTCACCTTCCCAttgccaccgccaccgccggcGGACATGACGACGTTGTACATCTGATTAGGCTGCTTGTTGGCGCCTAAAGGGCGCGGCATCAAGGGTTTGTCCTCATCCAAATGATGGTGATCGGCGGCGTTAGTGCTGGCAAGGACGACGGCGGCGTGCATCGAGGTGGCTTTGCTGACGACGGAGTATTTGCTGTGCTCCTGCACGGTCTCGAAGGCGAGGTGGCTAACAAGAAGTCTGATGATATTGTGTTGAGCGAAGAGATCTTGGCATTTGGGGAAATGGGCGGCGAGCTCGGCGACGGCCCAGGCGACGACGGCCTGCACCTTCATGGGGCCCTCCTTGAGGATCTTGGCGAAGACGGAGCAGACGCCGGCGTGGGTCATGTGCTCGACGCTCTCGGGGTCCCGCCCGAGGAGCCCGATGGCGCGGGCGGCGTTTTCTTGGCCCTCTTGTTTGCCTTCTTTCACTAATCTGAGGAGGGGGCCGACGCCCCCCTCCTCGATGATGAGCTTGCCGTAGCGGTCGTTGTCGCGGGCCAGGGACACCAGGGACGCCGCCGCGTCGCCGCGGTCGTCGACGGAGCCCGTGTAGAGGATGGCGATCTGCTCCCAGATGAGGCCGAGGATGGGCTCGTTGGCGGCGATGGGTGGCAGCCCCAGGTACTCGTCGGCGCGGTCGTCGGCGGAGGCCGACACGCGGAGGAGCCACGACACGTCGCCGATGGAGTTCTCCAGCTGCGACGACATCTTGCGGAAGGCGGCGGCGGGGATGATGGTGAACACGCGCTTCATCAGGCCGTTGCCGCGGCACTTGAGCACCAGCGCCAGCGCCTTGTCCAGCACCTGCTCCGTCTCGTCCAGAATGCGCCGCGTCGGCCTCTCGTACAGGTCGTTGCTCGCACGCGCCGCCTGCCGGAGCAGGGCCGCCAGCTTCTCCGTCTTCGATTTCAGCTCCGCGCACTCCTGCTTGAACGTCGCCGCCTCGTCCGCCGCCTTTATCACCTGGTCCGTCAGCTGGATCGGCGTCGCCAGCGTCTGCTTCACCAAATCCCCCATCGcacaaaccaaacaattcaaaaagaaaaagatccAATCGAAAAAAGATTGGACTTTTAGAACTGGGATGTTGAAGAAAATCGACGGGAGTGCATCAAGATTGGGAATTTGGATTTATTCGTGCAAGAAAAGATCGAATTTCTATGATAGACGAGAAGAAATGAAGACGACGGGGTTTACAAGGTCAAACGCGGCTTTTCTTAGATCAAAATAAACCCTCTCCTAAAAAAGGCTAACAAAATTGGAAGATTTACAGCaagaaaatgaaaacaaaatttaCGAAATATGGGCTGTAAAGATGGATTGTCACACGTAT is a window encoding:
- the LOC131001574 gene encoding pentatricopeptide repeat-containing protein At5g18475-like, which produces MNVVSRKSRHLLSVEPLSSSSAQFVSPLQNLKVSTDRGDTPAETTATETVFTRKSKYICHESAINFIKREKNPENALEIFNKVSSQRGFQHNNSTYGIILHKLAQCKKYQALDAVLHRMTYETCKFHEGIFLNLMKHFSKASKHERVLEMFYSILPIVRSQPSLKAISTCLNLLVDANETDLARKFLLSTRKDFHLEPNTCIFNILVKHHCRKGDIESSFGVMKEMEKSEVSTPNLITYSTVIDGLCASGRLEDAIQLFEEMVSKHQIVPDALTYNALINGFCRGQKTDGAKKIMEFMKKNGCHPNIFNYSSLMNGLCKDGKLEEAKEVLNEMKAAGLSPDTVVYTTLINWMCRSCKTDEAIELLKEMKEKECKADEVTFNVILGGLCRENRYYEALNMLQRLPSDGVYLNKASYRIVLNSLCKEGELEKAVELLALMLHRGFVPHVGTSNELLVSLCNAGKVNDAVRLLFGLVERGFKPDPPTWTVLIDLICRERKLLPAFELLDELLA
- the LOC131001552 gene encoding uncharacterized protein LOC131001552, producing MGDLVKQTLATPIQLTDQVIKAADEAATFKQECAELKSKTEKLAALLRQAARASNDLYERPTRRILDETEQVLDKALALVLKCRGNGLMKRVFTIIPAAAFRKMSSQLENSIGDVSWLLRVSASADDRADEYLGLPPIAANEPILGLIWEQIAILYTGSVDDRGDAAASLVSLARDNDRYGKLIIEEGGVGPLLRLVKEGKQEGQENAARAIGLLGRDPESVEHMTHAGVCSVFAKILKEGPMKVQAVVAWAVAELAAHFPKCQDLFAQHNIIRLLVSHLAFETVQEHSKYSVVSKATSMHAAVVLASTNAADHHHLDEDKPLMPRPLGANKQPNQMYNVVMSAGGGGGNGKVNSLHNNHLHHPSISLSGASNRAREMEDPATKAQMKAMAARALWHLAKGNSAICRSITESRALLCFAVLLEKGPAEVQYTSAMALMEITAVAEGDAELRRSAFKPNSPACKAAVDQLFRILEKGESELLIPCIKAIGNLARTFKATETRMISPLVRLLDEREAEVSREACVALTKFACPENYLHLDHAKAIIQAGGAKHLVQLVYFEQLVQSSALVLLCNIAMHVPDSEDLARAEVLTVLEWASKQAALCQLEEVERLLPEAKGKLELYQSRGSRGFH